From Candidatus Nucleicultrix amoebiphila FS5, a single genomic window includes:
- a CDS encoding nucleotidyl transferase AbiEii/AbiGii toxin family protein, with translation MTDFFIQSQKTKKEIIQAAASKMQTETTIIEKDLWVVLILDVLFSKDLPDIFLFKGGTSLSKAYQIIERFSEDIDITIDRQYFSEHASTEDFSHLSRKVVDKNIGILKEQSLR, from the coding sequence ATGACTGACTTCTTTATCCAATCTCAAAAGACGAAAAAAGAAATTATACAAGCTGCTGCATCAAAAATGCAGACTGAGACGACGATTATTGAAAAGGATCTTTGGGTTGTCTTAATCTTAGATGTCCTATTTTCAAAGGATCTACCTGATATTTTCTTATTTAAAGGAGGGACATCCCTTTCTAAGGCTTATCAAATTATTGAGCGTTTCAGTGAAGATATAGATATAACAATTGATAGGCAATATTTTTCAGAACATGCTTCAACGGAAGATTTTTCTCACCTTTCGCGTAAAGTTGTCGATAAAAATATCGGCATATTAAAAGAACAAAGTCTTAGATAA
- a CDS encoding helix-turn-helix domain-containing protein, which produces MTKQSDKRKYPPEISNLVASIAHPLFKNFDFTYFSYNKQFLKEKKSLVLCSNVNWINSYFSSTFKNRFIYEYVDLEATEFSERRFYWPPSEEKNNDMLKALHENEIWHCYGIYRRKKDILESWHFGTDKDNFEVINIYLNHLEILHSFILYFFSKIQECDIDYDRITFSYENYNVQKSPDRAFREKYKNFVDQTKIINFWFNLPSGEKISLTRREMECLQLLASGKSIKEIALRLKLSPRTIEFHLNNIKIKAKTHAKSQLIELFYSSPYCFNVKKENSSSY; this is translated from the coding sequence ATGACAAAACAGAGTGACAAAAGGAAATATCCTCCAGAAATTTCCAATCTTGTAGCTTCCATTGCTCACCCTCTTTTTAAAAATTTTGACTTCACCTATTTTTCGTATAACAAGCAGTTTTTGAAAGAAAAAAAATCGTTGGTTTTGTGTTCTAATGTTAATTGGATTAATAGCTATTTTTCCTCTACTTTTAAAAACAGATTTATTTATGAATATGTAGATCTAGAAGCGACTGAATTTAGTGAACGTCGATTTTACTGGCCTCCCAGTGAAGAGAAAAATAATGATATGTTGAAAGCGCTTCATGAAAATGAGATTTGGCATTGCTATGGTATCTATCGAAGAAAAAAAGATATTCTTGAATCCTGGCATTTTGGAACAGATAAAGATAATTTTGAAGTGATCAATATTTATCTGAATCACTTAGAGATTCTTCATAGCTTTATCTTGTATTTTTTTTCTAAAATTCAAGAGTGTGATATAGATTATGATAGAATAACATTCTCATATGAGAATTATAACGTTCAAAAAAGTCCAGATCGCGCGTTTAGAGAAAAATATAAAAATTTTGTTGATCAAACAAAAATTATTAATTTTTGGTTTAATCTGCCATCTGGTGAGAAAATCTCGTTAACGAGAAGAGAAATGGAGTGTTTGCAGCTTCTAGCGTCGGGAAAGAGCATCAAGGAAATAGCCCTCAGACTAAAACTTTCACCAAGAACGATAGAGTTTCATCTCAATAATATTAAAATCAAAGCGAAGACTCATGCGAAATCTCAACTTATAGAGCTATTTTATTCGAGCCCTTATTGCTTCAATGTTAAGAAAGAAAACTCGAGTTCTTACTAG
- a CDS encoding ankyrin repeat domain-containing protein — MLSLSKLFLILSFFFLNISSELQASQETIKEEISNENTPPANLRRKVRRETEENKKLPEICRQIRKQEEYENPYTAAVKLTNSSDQQDKIRGFSLLKSIALQNGHEYQYEAAQALIIIGDKEVGRNALIFIAQKNNHKHQYDAALSLFKINYHTPEVLRKRSDVISRNIGLTVVQSIAQQKGHVHQYEAAQALFNFGEKKEKEGSKSILRSIARQKGHGHQYDAAKILLNLGNRKDNEIGKSALRSIVQKEGHAHQYDAADYLFEHGHEEDKAFVKPYIIQEIRDTLIDGHHREFLIRFFLKQWCSPDDQRLGFQLMIETSPTKKSYNEALQKALLLKNAEVVKSLLQQGASLTYVRDGYYSNLQVALNYGKNLTSASASVLKNILDIIAERKQVEINTPLDTENNTALHLATLWGFKDTVQKLHVAGALLSLKNREGKTALQIAEDTILKRDRWLAGYRKKYSSNPAALSGLEKKCDAASQVIQEIEKYLKEAKQCVPSLKTKLMGFIQQGLIVQTISQKDLERLPSDLKEEVLMSTLKGNEFLGG; from the coding sequence ATGTTATCATTATCCAAATTATTTTTAATACTTTCCTTTTTTTTCCTAAATATTTCATCAGAACTCCAAGCATCTCAGGAAACTATAAAAGAAGAGATAAGCAATGAGAATACTCCCCCTGCAAATCTCAGAAGAAAAGTAAGACGAGAGACAGAAGAAAATAAAAAATTACCTGAAATTTGTCGACAAATTCGTAAACAGGAAGAGTATGAAAATCCTTATACAGCCGCTGTAAAGTTAACCAATAGCTCAGACCAACAGGATAAGATTCGTGGATTCTCCCTCTTAAAGTCTATAGCTCTGCAAAATGGTCATGAATATCAATATGAGGCTGCTCAAGCTCTCATCATTATTGGTGATAAAGAAGTTGGGAGAAATGCCCTAATATTTATTGCTCAGAAAAATAATCATAAGCATCAATATGATGCTGCACTCTCTCTCTTTAAGATTAATTATCATACACCTGAAGTTCTACGTAAACGTTCTGATGTAATCTCTAGAAATATTGGTTTAACTGTAGTTCAATCGATTGCTCAACAAAAGGGTCATGTACATCAATATGAAGCAGCTCAAGCCCTCTTCAATTTTGGTGAAAAAAAAGAGAAGGAAGGTAGCAAAAGTATTTTAAGATCTATTGCTCGGCAAAAGGGTCATGGGCATCAATATGATGCAGCTAAAATCCTTCTCAATCTTGGTAATAGAAAAGATAATGAAATTGGCAAAAGCGCCTTAAGATCTATTGTTCAAAAAGAGGGGCATGCACATCAATATGATGCTGCAGATTATTTATTCGAGCATGGTCATGAAGAAGACAAAGCTTTTGTGAAACCTTATATTATTCAAGAAATCCGAGACACCCTTATCGATGGACATCACCGAGAATTCCTCATCCGTTTCTTTCTTAAACAATGGTGTAGTCCTGACGATCAAAGATTAGGTTTTCAATTAATGATTGAGACTTCTCCCACTAAAAAGAGCTATAATGAAGCGCTTCAGAAAGCTCTTTTATTGAAAAATGCAGAAGTTGTAAAAAGCTTACTACAGCAAGGGGCCAGTTTAACATATGTACGTGATGGCTACTATTCCAACCTTCAAGTGGCTCTAAACTATGGAAAAAATTTGACTTCGGCTTCGGCTTCAGTCCTCAAAAACATTCTTGATATTATTGCGGAAAGAAAACAAGTAGAAATAAATACGCCTCTCGATACAGAAAATAATACCGCTCTTCATTTAGCGACATTGTGGGGATTTAAAGATACTGTTCAAAAGCTCCATGTTGCAGGGGCTCTTTTATCTCTTAAAAACAGAGAAGGAAAAACAGCTCTTCAGATCGCTGAAGACACTATTTTAAAGAGAGATCGTTGGTTGGCAGGTTATAGAAAAAAATATTCAAGTAATCCTGCTGCTCTGAGCGGCTTAGAAAAAAAATGCGATGCTGCTTCTCAAGTAATCCAAGAAATCGAAAAATATTTGAAAGAAGCTAAGCAATGCGTTCCTTCTTTAAAAACAAAGCTCATGGGATTTATACAACAAGGACTTATAGTACAGACGATCTCTCAAAAAGATTTAGAGCGTCTGCCTTCCGACCTTAAAGAAGAAGTTCTTATGAGCACACTCAAAGGAAACGAGTTCCTCGGCGGCTAG
- a CDS encoding IS1 family transposase: protein MDRHEGKTLAWVTGHRNAKTFQRLYEKVKHVKGNFYTDDWEVYSQILPQERHIIGKSGTTRIESDNANTRHHLGRMARRTRIVSRSKDMVDLSLRLSRFLQEPTHFEIIREKFSSIF from the coding sequence TTGGATCGTCATGAAGGGAAAACCCTTGCCTGGGTTACAGGCCATCGTAATGCTAAAACCTTCCAAAGACTTTATGAAAAAGTAAAGCACGTCAAAGGAAACTTTTACACCGATGATTGGGAGGTTTACTCCCAGATTCTTCCTCAAGAGAGGCATATCATTGGAAAGTCAGGAACGACTCGTATTGAAAGTGATAACGCGAATACCAGGCATCACTTAGGGCGCATGGCAAGAAGAACGAGAATTGTCTCAAGAAGCAAAGATATGGTTGATCTTTCCTTGCGTCTTTCGCGGTTTCTGCAGGAACCCACCCATTTTGAAATAATCAGAGAAAAATTCTCGTCTATCTTTTAA
- a CDS encoding ISNCY family transposase has translation MRKPQIIEDIHQMRFEEIYEGHKKGRLSCEEASEILGISVRIFYRKRQRYDSEGFNGHFDLRLGRQSPHRAADREVDFITKLYAEMYRGFSVRHFHEFAVREHGFKRSYNWARNKLEEAHLVKRGKRGGDHRLRRERRPMAGMMLHQDGSTHRWLPHLDYNLDLIVSLNDATSNITSAFLVEEEDTLSSLRGIRETIEFYGLFCSLYTDRGSHYWLTPQAGGKVDKTHLTQVGRALKQLGIRHIAAYSPQARGRSERLFGTLQDRLPKEFVLKGIKTVEEANAYLRNIYIPRHNERFSVSAKEEKSAFIPWVRVDLRDILCIQEERIVQNDNTVRYEGLTLQIPKNDLRYHYVRTTVTVHIYEDKTLGIFYGHLCLGKYDEYGNLKDEQEVPCHKIAA, from the coding sequence ATGAGAAAACCACAAATCATAGAGGACATTCACCAGATGAGATTCGAAGAAATATATGAAGGGCATAAAAAAGGAAGGTTGAGTTGTGAAGAAGCTTCAGAAATTCTGGGCATATCAGTCAGGATCTTTTATCGCAAACGGCAACGTTATGATTCAGAAGGATTTAATGGACATTTTGACTTACGACTTGGTCGCCAGAGTCCTCACCGTGCAGCCGATCGAGAAGTTGACTTTATAACAAAGCTTTATGCTGAGATGTATCGAGGTTTCAGTGTCCGCCACTTTCACGAGTTTGCAGTGAGAGAACATGGATTTAAGAGAAGCTATAACTGGGCAAGAAATAAGCTTGAAGAGGCTCATTTGGTTAAGCGGGGTAAACGAGGAGGGGATCATCGTTTAAGGCGAGAACGTCGCCCAATGGCAGGGATGATGCTGCACCAAGATGGGTCGACTCATCGTTGGCTTCCTCATTTAGATTATAACCTTGATCTGATTGTCTCCCTTAACGATGCCACATCAAATATTACATCGGCTTTTCTTGTGGAAGAGGAAGATACTTTAAGCTCTCTGAGAGGGATTCGAGAGACAATAGAATTCTATGGTTTATTTTGTTCCCTTTATACGGATCGAGGGAGCCATTATTGGTTAACACCACAAGCGGGAGGCAAAGTAGACAAGACCCATCTGACACAGGTTGGCCGAGCTTTAAAGCAGTTGGGTATTCGTCATATAGCTGCCTACAGTCCACAAGCAAGAGGGAGAAGTGAAAGGTTATTTGGGACGTTGCAGGATCGTCTTCCAAAAGAGTTTGTTTTAAAAGGGATCAAAACGGTTGAAGAGGCTAATGCCTATTTGAGGAATATATACATTCCTCGTCACAATGAGCGTTTCTCTGTGTCTGCAAAAGAGGAAAAGAGTGCCTTTATTCCCTGGGTGAGAGTTGATTTACGGGATATTTTGTGTATTCAGGAGGAACGGATTGTCCAGAATGATAATACAGTAAGATATGAAGGCCTTACCTTACAGATTCCCAAAAATGATCTCAGGTACCATTACGTGAGGACAACTGTAACGGTACATATATACGAAGATAAGACGCTCGGAATCTTCTACGGGCACTTGTGTTTAGGTAAATACGACGAATACGGAAATCTTAAGGACGAGCAGGAGGTGCCCTGTCATAAAATCGCCGCTTAG
- a CDS encoding transposase-like zinc-binding domain-containing protein, translated as MQVRCKDCGSFKLVRNGKARKHQRYKCKE; from the coding sequence ATGCAAGTTAGATGTAAGGATTGTGGAAGCTTTAAACTTGTAAGAAATGGGAAGGCAAGAAAACATCAAAGATATAAATGCAAAGAATGA
- a CDS encoding helix-turn-helix domain-containing protein → MQQTARTPKQVGEILHRTRRALHISQSALGEKSGLWQETISRVEKGSPGTKLETLFDLLAALDLEVVIQPRRKNKISKMGAIF, encoded by the coding sequence ATGCAACAGACTGCAAGGACGCCCAAACAAGTCGGTGAGATTCTTCATCGAACCCGTCGTGCGCTTCATATTAGCCAAAGTGCGTTAGGAGAAAAATCTGGGTTATGGCAAGAAACCATCTCTCGAGTTGAAAAAGGTTCTCCAGGTACGAAGCTCGAAACCTTATTTGATCTTTTGGCGGCGCTTGATCTTGAAGTTGTGATACAACCGCGACGTAAAAATAAGATTTCCAAAATGGGAGCAATATTTTAA
- a CDS encoding TraB/GumN family protein, producing MRRFFLLSCFIYSISLSASDIKMHLIEEDQKITPQTFHISKGDVSFDLMGTQHNFPYKWLHPKAYQLIESSTLFVSEIEPLSEEEKIILCQQNFPRRPSDQASFDKLFQTQEYKQLPSPLKIAFQEIVNYELNFGFTLSLFSRYAYKETFMEGMDFCIEKSFQAAGKRTLGLISFKEQLCSDDSHGLSRLSFDEISSELEKQQLNFSCFFYLEDPSPRSYPRSLDDIRQQVKEEQFLNDRDPAFIQKSIRIATKNPEDKVLVGVGIFHLPFMLDAYTSDGWTVTKLFEDQ from the coding sequence ATGAGACGTTTCTTTTTACTTTCATGCTTTATTTACAGCATTTCTTTATCAGCTTCTGACATCAAAATGCACCTTATCGAAGAAGACCAAAAAATAACACCGCAGACCTTTCATATAAGCAAAGGAGATGTTTCTTTTGATCTTATGGGGACGCAACATAATTTCCCTTATAAATGGTTACATCCAAAGGCATATCAGCTCATTGAAAGCTCAACCTTATTTGTAAGTGAGATTGAACCCCTTAGTGAAGAAGAAAAAATCATTTTATGTCAGCAGAACTTCCCAAGGAGGCCATCGGATCAAGCTTCATTTGATAAGTTATTTCAAACACAAGAATATAAACAGCTTCCCTCACCTCTAAAAATAGCTTTTCAAGAAATTGTGAACTATGAGCTCAATTTTGGTTTTACCCTCTCATTGTTTTCCCGATATGCTTATAAAGAAACCTTTATGGAAGGTATGGATTTTTGTATTGAAAAGTCCTTTCAAGCAGCTGGGAAACGTACATTAGGACTTATCTCCTTTAAAGAACAATTGTGCAGCGATGACAGTCATGGTTTGTCAAGACTCTCCTTCGATGAGATTTCATCAGAATTAGAAAAGCAGCAGCTCAATTTTTCTTGTTTTTTTTATCTCGAGGACCCTTCACCCAGAAGCTATCCCCGAAGCCTTGATGACATACGCCAGCAAGTCAAGGAAGAGCAATTTCTAAATGACCGCGACCCAGCTTTTATACAAAAAAGCATAAGGATCGCAACTAAAAATCCAGAAGATAAAGTGCTTGTAGGAGTTGGCATTTTTCATCTGCCATTTATGCTTGATGCTTACACCAGTGATGGCTGGACAGTCACAAAATTATTTGAAGATCAATAA
- a CDS encoding oxidoreductase translates to MSTNEKIWFITGVSGGLGRMISQEAAHQKDTVIGTVRHAHQLQEFENLVPGRTFAVQMDVTHPDEIKKALDEVLKRFGRIDVLVNNAGYGLLGAIEEISDQEARAQMETNFFGALEVTRQVLPIMRQQKSGHIIQLSSIAGLVGGAGAGLYNASKFALEGFSEALSQEIKIFNISVTLVEPGPFRTNFLGSSIKRAQKTIEEYAITSGMAIHQWGENNGKQEGDPKKAARVIVKVAHAEHPPLHLPLGKNALDRLHQKLSALEKDMSAWKEESLNTSFE, encoded by the coding sequence ATGTCTACAAACGAAAAAATCTGGTTTATTACAGGAGTTTCTGGGGGATTGGGGAGAATGATTTCACAAGAAGCGGCCCATCAAAAAGACACAGTGATTGGGACTGTTCGCCATGCGCATCAACTTCAAGAATTTGAAAATCTTGTCCCAGGGCGCACCTTTGCTGTACAAATGGACGTAACTCATCCAGATGAAATAAAAAAAGCCTTGGATGAAGTACTTAAGCGTTTTGGCAGGATAGATGTTCTCGTGAATAATGCGGGGTATGGCCTATTAGGCGCAATAGAGGAGATTAGCGATCAAGAAGCGCGTGCGCAGATGGAGACTAATTTTTTTGGAGCTCTAGAAGTAACCCGGCAAGTCCTCCCCATTATGCGTCAACAAAAATCAGGCCATATTATTCAATTGTCTTCCATTGCAGGTCTTGTTGGTGGTGCTGGCGCTGGGCTTTATAATGCTAGTAAATTTGCCCTCGAGGGATTCAGCGAAGCGTTGTCCCAAGAGATAAAAATTTTTAATATAAGCGTGACGCTCGTAGAACCTGGCCCCTTCCGAACAAATTTCTTAGGCAGCTCTATTAAAAGAGCTCAGAAAACAATAGAAGAGTACGCTATCACCAGTGGAATGGCGATACACCAATGGGGAGAAAACAATGGGAAACAAGAGGGAGATCCCAAAAAGGCAGCACGTGTCATCGTAAAAGTGGCTCATGCAGAGCATCCTCCCCTTCATCTTCCTCTTGGAAAAAATGCTTTGGATCGCTTGCATCAAAAGCTAAGCGCTCTTGAAAAAGATATGAGTGCGTGGAAAGAAGAATCTTTAAATACTTCTTTTGAATAG
- a CDS encoding type II toxin-antitoxin system HipA family toxin: MGRRRAYVHLTVLMNNRLVGHLTKEMHGSITFSYDSLWLRWEHAMPISLSLPLREDPYKGAAVSSVFENLLPDSDTMRRHMAERLGADGIDAYSLLAKIGRDCVGALQFIPEGVSIKPKHEIQGTVVDEDDIEKMLLNLGRFPLGLDLESDFRISLAGVQEKTALLFKDNQWIKPTGTTPTTHILKTQIGHLPGGIDLSNSIENEFYCLKILEAFHLPVNQAHIQTFGKTKALVIERFDRLWTDDGRLIRLPQEDFCQALSVPPTRKYQNQGGPGIHDIMRLLRGSDEALEDQQKFFKCQILFWLLGATDGHAKNFSIFLAPGSGYKLTPFYDVLTVQPSISARHIEMKKVKLAMSVGQARHYKIEDIHRRHFFQTGERAGLSKSVIDKIIQDIIDQTPAVFKKIEYFLPPGFPQSIHKSVKDAYKKRMKFLTV; encoded by the coding sequence ATGGGACGTCGTCGCGCTTACGTGCATTTGACGGTCTTGATGAATAATCGTCTTGTTGGCCATCTGACCAAAGAGATGCATGGATCTATTACTTTTTCGTATGATTCTCTCTGGCTTCGCTGGGAACATGCGATGCCGATTTCTCTCTCTCTTCCTTTGCGAGAAGATCCCTATAAAGGAGCAGCCGTCTCTTCTGTATTTGAAAATCTTCTGCCCGACTCAGACACGATGCGAAGACACATGGCTGAACGTTTGGGTGCGGACGGCATTGATGCTTATAGTTTACTTGCAAAAATAGGCAGAGATTGCGTAGGAGCGTTGCAATTTATTCCTGAAGGTGTGTCCATAAAACCCAAACACGAAATCCAAGGCACCGTTGTTGATGAAGACGATATTGAGAAGATGCTTCTTAACTTAGGGAGATTTCCTTTGGGGCTTGATCTGGAGAGTGATTTTCGAATTTCCCTTGCAGGGGTTCAGGAAAAAACAGCGCTATTATTTAAAGATAATCAATGGATCAAACCGACAGGTACAACACCAACAACGCATATTTTAAAAACCCAAATTGGTCACCTTCCAGGAGGGATTGATCTTTCCAATAGTATTGAGAATGAATTTTATTGCTTAAAAATTTTAGAAGCGTTTCACCTTCCTGTGAATCAAGCTCATATCCAGACATTTGGTAAAACAAAAGCTCTTGTTATAGAGCGTTTTGACCGGTTGTGGACTGATGATGGTCGATTAATCCGCTTGCCTCAAGAAGACTTTTGTCAGGCACTTTCCGTTCCTCCTACCCGTAAATATCAAAATCAAGGGGGTCCAGGAATCCATGACATTATGCGCTTACTCCGAGGCAGTGATGAAGCTCTCGAAGACCAACAAAAATTTTTTAAATGTCAGATTCTTTTTTGGTTGTTGGGAGCCACAGACGGGCATGCAAAAAATTTTAGTATCTTTTTAGCACCAGGGAGTGGGTATAAACTTACGCCATTTTATGATGTTTTAACGGTACAACCGAGCATCTCGGCACGACACATCGAAATGAAAAAAGTTAAGCTTGCCATGTCCGTCGGTCAGGCGCGTCATTACAAAATAGAGGATATTCATCGGCGTCACTTCTTTCAGACGGGAGAACGAGCGGGCCTTTCTAAATCTGTCATTGATAAAATCATCCAAGATATTATTGATCAAACGCCCGCAGTGTTTAAAAAAATAGAATACTTTCTCCCTCCAGGTTTTCCTCAAAGCATTCATAAATCTGTGAAAGATGCTTATAAAAAAAGGATGAAATTCCTCACCGTATAG
- a CDS encoding DUF6088 family protein, producing MHSVLVNRINRTPLGKVFSAADFLNLAQRNTIDQTLSRLSRKNHILKVATGLYCKPLKNPIVGNISPNIDDIVRSYAHKFGYKVQVSPAKAANLLGLSLQVPAQHIYLTDGPNRSLTLGSVPVTFKHVCPRKLLGLDIKAGLVIQALYYYGNKGITDAVASKIKAILDNRDKKQLKSWLGLLPVWMQSILVRDVLND from the coding sequence ATGCATAGCGTTTTAGTGAATCGTATAAACCGAACCCCTTTGGGGAAAGTCTTTAGTGCCGCTGATTTCTTAAATTTAGCGCAACGTAATACAATTGACCAAACACTTTCCAGGCTTTCAAGAAAAAACCACATCTTAAAAGTTGCAACCGGATTGTATTGTAAACCTCTTAAAAACCCTATTGTAGGAAACATCTCTCCCAACATTGATGATATTGTGCGCTCTTATGCACATAAATTTGGGTATAAAGTGCAGGTAAGCCCTGCGAAGGCTGCCAATCTGCTAGGGTTAAGTTTGCAAGTCCCTGCTCAGCACATTTATCTAACTGATGGACCTAATCGTTCATTAACATTAGGAAGTGTACCAGTGACTTTCAAACATGTTTGCCCCAGGAAACTTTTAGGCCTTGATATAAAGGCAGGGCTTGTTATTCAAGCGTTGTACTATTATGGCAATAAAGGCATCACTGATGCTGTAGCTTCAAAAATCAAAGCAATATTAGATAATAGAGATAAAAAGCAATTGAAAAGCTGGTTAGGACTCCTGCCCGTCTGGATGCAGAGTATTCTTGTGAGAGATGTTTTAAATGACTGA
- a CDS encoding nucleotidyl transferase AbiEii/AbiGii toxin family protein — MRATDEDPFSIEIFYPSYFEGQYSYIKPRILIEFGIRGDNFPSERITITSYIHQHIPELDRLNVSASVLSPTRTFFEKATLLHAEYNRPVDKPTPERLSRHFYDVYQLANRRGYLNAAMQEMDLLKTVIKNKETFFPSAWAKYDQIFQEGIHLLPGDRLKEIEEDYKKMEQMFFNAKAIPSMKEILLKLEEIETQLNKKLIKKP, encoded by the coding sequence ATACGTGCTACCGATGAAGATCCATTTTCAATTGAAATTTTTTATCCAAGCTATTTTGAAGGCCAATATAGCTACATCAAGCCAAGAATATTGATAGAGTTTGGCATTAGAGGAGATAATTTTCCATCAGAGCGAATAACGATCACATCATATATCCATCAACATATTCCAGAGTTAGATAGATTGAATGTTTCAGCGAGCGTCCTATCACCAACACGAACATTCTTTGAGAAAGCTACGCTTCTCCATGCGGAATATAATAGGCCAGTAGATAAACCCACCCCTGAACGTCTATCGCGTCATTTCTACGATGTTTACCAATTAGCCAATAGGAGGGGTTACTTAAACGCTGCAATGCAAGAAATGGATCTCTTAAAAACAGTTATTAAAAATAAAGAGACCTTTTTTCCTTCTGCGTGGGCTAAATACGACCAAATTTTCCAAGAAGGCATTCATCTTCTACCCGGTGATCGTTTAAAAGAGATTGAAGAGGATTATAAGAAAATGGAACAAATGTTTTTTAACGCTAAAGCCATACCTTCTATGAAAGAAATTTTATTAAAGCTGGAAGAAATTGAAACTCAGCTTAACAAAAAACTTATAAAAAAGCCCTAA